A genomic stretch from Procambarus clarkii isolate CNS0578487 chromosome 14, FALCON_Pclarkii_2.0, whole genome shotgun sequence includes:
- the LOC123772997 gene encoding variant surface antigen E-like produces MVNPTRSNPTRSNPTRSNPTRSNPTRSNPTRSNPTRSNLTRSNPTRSNPTRSNPTRSNPTRSNLTRSNPTRSNPTRSNPTRINPTRSNPTCSNPTCINPTRSNPTCSNPTRSNPTRSNPTCSNPTRSNPTRSNPTRSNPTRSNPTRSNPTRSNPTCSNPTCSNPTRINPTRSNPTRSNPTRSNPTCSNPTCSNPTRSNPTRSNPTCSNPTRSNPTRSNPTRSNPTRSNPTCSNPTCSNPTRSNPTRSNPTRSNPTCSNPTCSNPTRINPTRSNPTRSNPTRINPTRSNPTRSIPHTQ; encoded by the coding sequence ATGGTTAACCCCACACGCAGTAACCCCACACGCAGTAACCCCACACGCAGTAACCCCACACGCAGTAACCCCACACGCAGTAACCCCACACGCAGTAACCCCACACGCAGTAACCTCACACGCAGTAATCCCACACGCAGTAACCCCACACGCAGTAACCCCACACGCAGTAACCCCACACGCAGTAACCTCACACGCAGTAACCCCACACGCAGTAACCCCACACGCAGTAACCCCACACGCATTAACCCCACACGCAGTAACCCCACATGCAGTAACCCCACATGCATTAACCCCACACGCAGTAACCCCACATGCAGTAACCCCACACGCAGTAACCCCACACGCAGTAACCCCACATGCAGTAACCCCACACGCAGTAACCCCACACGCAGTAACCCCACACGCAGTAACCCCACACGCAGTAACCCCACACGCAGTAACCCCACACGCAGTAACCCCACATGCAGTAACCCCACATGCAGTAACCCCACACGCATTAACCCCACACGCAGTAACCCCACACGCAGTAACCCCACACGCAGTAACCCCACATGCAGTAACCCCACATGCAGTAACCCCACGCGCAGTAACCCCACACGCAGTAACCCCACATGCAGTAACCCCACACGCAGTAACCCCACACGCAGTAACCCCACACGCAGTAACCCCACACGCAGTAACCCCACATGCAGTAACCCCACATGCAGTAACCCCACACGCAGTAACCCCACACGCAGTAACCCCACACGCAGTAACCCCACATGCAGTAACCCCACATGCAGTAACCCCACACGCATTAACCCCACACGCAGTAACCCCACACGCAGTAACCCCACACGCATTAACCCCACACGCAGTAACCCCACACGCAGTATTCCCCACACGCAGTAA